In one window of Onychomys torridus chromosome 5, mOncTor1.1, whole genome shotgun sequence DNA:
- the Stard3nl gene encoding STARD3 N-terminal-like protein — translation MNHLPEDMENTLTGSQSSHASLRDIHSINPAQLMARIESYEGREKKGISDVRRTFCLFVTFDLLFVTLLWIIELNVNGGIENTLKREVTHYDYYSSYFDIFLLAVFRFKVLILGYAVCRLRHWWAIALTTAVTSAFLLAKVILSKLFSQGAFGYVLPIISFILAWIETWFLDFKVLPQEAEEENRLLLVQDASERAVLIPAGLSEGQFYSPPESEAGSEEEAEEKQDSEKPLLEL, via the exons ATGAACCACCTGCCAGAAGACATGGAAAATACTCTGACTGGGAGCCAGAGCTCACACGCTTCTCTGCGGGACATTCATTCCATCAACCCTGCACAGCTCATGGCCAGGATTGAGTCCtatgaaggaagggaaaagaaaggcatATCGGATGTCAGGAGgactttctgtctgtttgtcaCCTTTGACCTCTTATTTGTAACATTATTGTGGATAATAGAGTTAAAT GTGAATGGAGGCATCGAGAACACACTGAAGAGGGAAGTGACTCACTATGACTACTACTCCTCTTACTTCGatatattt CTTTTGGCAGTTTTTCGATTTAAAGTGCTGATACTTGGATACGCTGTATGCAGACTGCGCCATTGGTGGGCAATAGCG TTGACGACCGCAGTGACCAGTGCCTTTTTATTAGCAAAAGTCATCCTCTCAAAG CTTTTCTCTCAAGGGGCATTTGGCTATGTGTTGCCCATCATTTCGTTCATACTCGCCTGGATTGAGACGTGGTTCCTGGATTTCAAAGTGCTGCCTCAAGAGGcggaagaagaaaaca GACTCCTGCTAGTCCAGGATGCATCAGAGAGGGCGGTCCTCATCCCTGCAGGACTTTCTGAGGGCCAGTTCTACTCCCCGCctgagtctgaagcag GTTCTGAAGAAGAAGCTGAGGAAAAACAGGACAGTGAGAAACCGCTTTTAGAACTATGA